A genomic segment from Anas platyrhynchos isolate ZD024472 breed Pekin duck chromosome 5, IASCAAS_PekinDuck_T2T, whole genome shotgun sequence encodes:
- the BDKRB1 gene encoding B1 bradykinin receptor: MAESPLLNVSFSNQSENKSNLTSCPDLNDWWEIVYYLVPKYINAICVIGMLGNLLVLIVYSLCKDPLKTAEIYLMNLAVADFIFLTCLPFWAENVRNKFNWPFGNFFCRSTSASVRLNMYTSIYLLVAVSMDRYLTFVHTLTHGRIRSKTMAKGICLLTWFFGILVSIPIFTFRTVKHFPQWNISACILDFPDPLWATAERLVFSTVGFALPSIAIIFFNFSTIRSLQEHTRERRALRTQYCKNHKDTKATRLIFLVVLMFLLCWTPFHLFTFLDVLFQMEVVKGCFWEELLNFGEQFSSTLAITNSCINPIIYVFAGKYFRQKASEVFSQFFPCVFFLNWVSLKEKISTCFQPKLV, encoded by the coding sequence atggCTGAAAGTCCTCTACTGAACGTTTCCTTCTCAAACCAGAGTGAAAACAAGAGCAACTTAACGAGCTGCCCAGACTTGAATGACTGGTGGGAAATCGTTTACTACTTAGTACCCAAGTACATCAACGCCATCTGTGTTATTGGAATGCTTGGAAATTTGCTCGTTCTCATCGTTTACTCACTGTGCAAGGACCCCCTGAAGACAGCTGAAATCTACCTTATGAACCTAGCTGTTGCTGACTTTATCTTCCTCACATGCCTCCCTTTCTGGGCAGAGAATGTCAGAAACAAGTTTAACTGGCCATTTGGCAATTTCTTTTGTCGTAGCACTAGTGCATCCGTTCGCCTAAACATGTATACCAGCATTTACTTGCTAGTGGCAGTCAGCATGGATCGCTATTTGACTTTTGTTCATACCTTGACACACGGAAGGATACGGAGCAAAACCATGGCCAAAGGGATCTGCTTGCTTACCTGGTTCTTTGGGATCCTTGTAAGCATCCCAATCTTTACATTTCGGACTGTAAAACACTTTCCCCAGTGGAATATCTCAGCATGCATTTTAGACTTCCCCGACCCATTGTGGGCAACAGCCGAGCGCCTGGTATTCAGCACAGTGGGGTTTGCATTGCCATCTATAGCAATCATCTTCTTCAATTTCTCTACCATTCGCTCCCTACAAGAACACACAAGGGAACGAAGAGCACTCAGGACACAATATTGCAAGAACCACAAAGACACGAAGGCCACCAGGCTGATCTTCTTAGTGGTGCTGATGTTTCTTTTGTGCTGGACTCCATTCCATCTTTTTACGTTCCTTGATGTATTATTCCAGATGGAAGTGGTCAAAGGCTGTTTCTGGGAAGAACTGCTCAACTTTGGCGAGCAGTTTAGTTCTACTCTGGCTATCACCAACAGTTGCATTAACCCTATAATTTACGTCTTTGCTGGGAAATATTTCAGACAAAAGGCCTCAGAAgttttttcacagtttttcccctgtgttttttttttgaactgggTATCTCTCAAAGAGAAGATTTCAACATGTTTCCAGCCAAAATTAgtataa